In Zea mays cultivar B73 chromosome 7, Zm-B73-REFERENCE-NAM-5.0, whole genome shotgun sequence, the following proteins share a genomic window:
- the LOC103632700 gene encoding mitogen-activated protein kinase kinase kinase NPK1, which produces MRRDDAGGGTGFHDLFDSVRRSISFRPTAPAPEAPAGPFGAGAGGIGVRISSCLRKSRGMGLLGLITKSPSPPRRMLPPMPDQSDGGSGGGGANGGVGEENPLIRWRKGELIGAGAFGQVYLGMNLDSGELLAVKQVLIGTSNATREKAQAHIKELEEEVKLLKNLSHPNIVRYLGTVREEDTLNILLEFVPGGSIQSLLGKLGSFPEPVIKKYTKQILQGLEYLHSNAIIHRDIKGANILVDNKGCIKLADFGASKQVAKLATVTAAKTMKGTPYWMAPEVIVGSGHSFSADIWSVGCTVIEMATGKPPWSQQYQEVALLFHVGTTKSHPPIPEHLSQEAKDFLLKCLQKEPELRSTAPDLLKHPFVTGELDDLQPRNHAAHKDCFNEIHAHDMPNGLGLNHSSNWSTMNSNRSSKIKPLWEGSCDDVDMCEFADKDEYAPVGSSYNPMSEPFDNWENKFDTSPEQSSHEPMEFGELAKHAESSITENDFTCPVEGSCEDDVLTESKIKAFLEEKALDLKKLQTPLYEEFYNTVHGGSCQTSKGKFPISPKLPPRGKSPPSKTRGGACDTLNNTAPESCSKQFPRSSVVESSRILREIASPQLNEFADKLHLDAQDSPSISFTERQRKWKEELDQELERERVMRLAGCGKTPSPNRGSNVKKECHADH; this is translated from the exons ATGCGACGGGACGACGCCGGCGGAGGAACCGGGTTCCACGACTTGTTTGACTCGGTGCGCCGCTCCATCTCCTTCCGGCCCACCGCCCCCGCCCCGGAAGCCCCCGCGGGCCCATTCGGCGCGGGGGCAGGGGGGATCGGCGTGCGGATCAGCTCTTGCCTCCGGAAGTCGCGGGGGATGGGGCTGCTAGGTCTCATCACTAAAAGCCCCTCGCCGCCGCGCCGCATGCTACCGCCGATGCCCGATCAGTCGGACGGCGGCAGCGGAGGGGGTGGGGCCAACGGCGGAGTCGGAGAGGAGAACCCACTGATCCGGTGGCGTAAGGGGGAGCTCATCGGGGCCGGTGCGTTCGGGCAGGTCTACCTTGGGATGAACCTGGACTCGGGCGAGCTCCTCGCTGTCAAACAG GTTTTGATCGGCACGAGCAACGCGACACGGGAGAAGGCTCAA GCTCATATTAAAGAGCTCGAAGAAGAAGTGAAGCTACTCAAGAACCTGTCTCACCCCAACATTGTT AGGTACCTTGGGACTGTTCGTGAGGAAGACACACTAAACATTTTGCTGGAATTTGTCCCTGGAGGGTCTATTCAGTCACTTTTGGGGAAGCTTGGTTCATTCCCAGAGCCT GTCATTAAGAAATACACTAAGCAAATTTTGCAAGGATTGGAGTATCTGCATAGCAATGCAATAATACATAGAGATATAAAG GGTGCAAACATTCTTGTAGATAATAAAGGGTGCATCAAACTTGCTGATTTTGGGGCATCTAAGCAAGTGGCAAAGTTG GCTACTGTGACAGCAGCCAAAACAATGAAAGGCACACCGTATTGGATGGCACCTGAAGTCATTGTTGGGAGTGGGCATAGCTT CTCTGCGGATATATGGAGTGTAGGGTGCACAGTCATTGAAATGGCCACGGGCAAACCACCATGGAGCCAGCAGTATCAAGAG gttgctcttctttttcatgtTGGAACCACAAAGTCGCATCCACCTATACCTGAACATCTATCGCAAGAGGCCAAAGATTTTCTTCTGAAGTGCCTGCAGAA GGAACCAGAGCTGAGGTCTACTGCCCCAGACTTATTAAAG CATCCTTTTGTCACTGGAGAATTAGATGATCTGCAGCCACGCAATCATGCTGCACACAAG GACTGTTTTAATGAAATTCATGCACATGATATGCCAAATGGCTT GGGTTTGAATCATTCTTCCAACTGGTCGACCATGAACTCCAATAGATCATCAAAAATCAAGCCCTTATGGGAGGGGAGCTGTGACGATGTTGACATGTGTGAGTTTGCAGACAAGGATGAATATGCACCAGTAGGATCT AGCTATAATCCTATGTCAGAACCATTTGATAACTGGGAAAACAAGTTTGACACAAGCCCAGAGCAAAGTTCTCATGAACCAATGGAATTTGGTGAATTGGCCAAACATGCTGAAAGCAGCATAACTGAGAATGATTTTACGTGTCCTGTTGAGGGAAGTTGTGAAGATGATGTACTTACAGAGTCAAAAATAAAGGCATTTCTTGAGGAGAAG GCTCTTGACCTGAAAAAGCTACAAACACCTTTGTATGAGGAGTTCTACAACACTGTGCACGGAGGGAGTTGCCAAACTTCCAAGGGAAAATTCCCAATCAGTCCAAAATTGCCCCCTCGAGGAAAGTCACCTCCAAGTAAGACGAGGGGAGGTGCATGTGACACTTTGAATAACACAGCTCCCGAAAGCTGCAGCAAGCAATTTCCTAGAAGCAGTGTGGTGGAGAGCAGCCGAATTTTGAGAGAAATTGCTTCTCCTCAACTTAATGAGTTTGCTGATAAACTCCATCTTGATGCCCAAGATAGCCCAAG CATCAGCTTCACCGAAAGGCAGAGGAAGTGGAAAGAAGAGTTGGACCAGGAACTTGAGAGGGAGAGAG TGATGAGATTAGCTGGCTGTGGTAAAACTCCATCTCCAAATAGAGGTTCCAACGTGAAAAAGGAGTGTCATGCTGACCATTGA